A stretch of Oreochromis aureus strain Israel breed Guangdong linkage group 11, ZZ_aureus, whole genome shotgun sequence DNA encodes these proteins:
- the LOC120442837 gene encoding mpv17-like protein, protein MKWVWAVFKARPYISNVLGYTALFASADLVQQSVLGEKPAAGSTSEDLVGVDWHQTARVATVGLCFHANFNYHWLRGLEKMLPGGGVKAVTEKVVVDQLIAAPLTISAFYIGLSLLEHKDDPLEDWRQKFWTSYKTGVVFWSTMQAVNFAFVPPVARTVFLGGVALVFTIFLCHLRQQRHHEQERT, encoded by the exons ATGAAGTGGGTCTGGGCTGTGTTCAAAGCTCGCCCGTACATCAGTAACGTTCTGGGATACACAGCCCTGTTCGCCTCTGCTGACCTCGTACAGCAGAGCGTGCTGGGTGAGAAACCCGCGGCAGGATCCACATCAGAGGATTTAGTAGGAGTCGACTGGCATCAGACGGCTCGAGTGGCGACCGTTGGTTTATGTTTCCACGCCAACTTCAACTATCACTGGCTCAGAGGGCTGGAGAAGATGCTGCCAGGAGGCGGAGTAAAGGCAGTAACTGAGAAGGTGGTGGTGGATCAGCTGATTGCGGCTCCTCTCACCATCAGTGCCTTTTACATTG GTTTGAGTTTACTTGAACACAAAGATGACCCACTTGAAGACTGGAGACAGAAATTTTGGACATCTTACAAG ACTGGGGTAGTATTTTGGTCAACAATGCAG GCAGTGAACTTTGCATTCGTCCCCCCTGTGGCTCGGACGGTGTTTCTGGGTGGTGTCGCTCTGGTTTTCACAATCTTCCTGTGTCACCTCAGACAGCAGCGACACCACGAACAGGAAAGAACCTGA